From Lycium ferocissimum isolate CSIRO_LF1 chromosome 12, AGI_CSIRO_Lferr_CH_V1, whole genome shotgun sequence, one genomic window encodes:
- the LOC132040094 gene encoding probable flavin-containing monooxygenase 1: MEEKRVAIIGAGISGLLACKYTLEKGLIPIVFEASNVIGGVWNQTIESTRLQSPKRTFEFTDFPWPSSVRGRYPHNTDVLKYVDAYAQHFGLMPYIQLNTKVIGINYVGVSDEEMDSWDFWSGNGKPFGSEGKWQILVQHADFTTQEYEVEFLILCVGRYSGLANMPDFPLGEGPDVFAGKVIHSMEYSAMDNESARELIKGKRVAIIGSQKSAIDIAAECANANGPEVPCTLVQRSVAWAIPSGCFWWGINLGFLYGSRFSELLVHKPGQNIIYSAVASLLSPVRWGFSKFVESYLRWNLPLKKYNVVPKHSFLQDLSSCKAFLLPDNFYGKVEEGSIVLKRTQCFSFCKQGLIIDDEVDKPIKADLVIFATGYKGQEKLKNMFASKSFQKYIMGSPNSIVPLYRHIIHPRIPNLAIIGYSGSITNLHTSEMRCQWLAHFLDETFKLPSIEEMEKEIQKWENYMKTYAGKDYKRACIAGLHIWYNDQLCKDIGCNNRRKKSFYDEWFKPYMQADYVRLSPNN, from the exons ATGGAGGAGAAGAGAGTAGCCATTATTGGAGCTGGAATTAGTGGCCTTTTAGCATGCAAATACACACTAGAAAAAGGTTTAATTCCAATAGTTTTTGAAGCTTCAAATGTCATTGGTGGAGTTTGGAATCAAACAATTGAATCAACAAGGCTACAAAGTCCAAAAAGGACATTTGAATTCACTGATTTTCCTTGGCCTAGTAGTGTTAGAGGGAGATACCCTCATAACACTGATGTTTTGAAGTATGTTGATGCATATGCACAACATTTTGGGTTGATGCCGTATATTCAATTGAATACTAAAGTTATTGGGATTAATTATGTTGGAGTTTCTGATGAAGAAATGGATTCTTGGGATTTTTGGAGTGGAAATGGGAAACCATTTGGCTCGGAGGGAAAATGGCAAATTTTAGTGCAACATGCTGACTTCACCACTCAG GAATATGAAGTAGAGTTTTTGATTCTATGCGTCGGAAGGTATAGTGGTTTAGCAAATATGCCTGATTTCCCTCTCGGTGAAGGGCCGGACGTTTTCGCCGGGAAAGTTATACATTCCATGGAATACTCAGCCATGGACAATGAAAGTGCTAGAGAACTGATTAAAGGGAAGAGAGTTGCAATTATTGGTTCTCAAAAATCAGCTATTGATATTGCAGCTGAATGTGCAAATGCTAATG GTCCTGAAGTCCCATGTACATTGGTTCAAAGGTCAGTAGCATGGGCCATTCCTAGTGGATGCTTTTGGTGGGGTATAAATCTTGGATTTCTATATGGTAGTCGCTTTTCAGAGCTCTTGGTTCACAAGCCTggtcaaaacatcatatacagTGCTGTGGCCTCCCTACTTTCTCCTGtg AGATGGGGTTTCTCAAAATTTGTGGAGAGCTATCTTAGATGGAACCTTCCATTGAAGAAGTACAACGTGGTACCAAAACATAGCTTTCTTCAAGACCTGTCTTCTTGCAAGGCTTTTTTATTGCCTGATAATTTCTATGGCAAAGTTGAAGAAGGAAGCATTGTTCTCAAGAGAACACAGTGTTTCTCATTTTGCAAACaaggattgattattgatgatgaAGTTGATAAGCCCATAAAAGCTGACCTTGTTATCTTTGCTACTGGATATAAAGGtcaagaaaagttgaagaacatgTTTGCCTCAAAAAGTTTTCAGAAGTACATTATGGGATCACCAAACTCAATAGTTCCTCTTTACAG GCACATAATACATCCAAGAATACCAAACCTAGCAATAATCGGATACTCAGGGAGCATAACAAATCTCCACACATCTGAAATGAGGTGCCAATGGCTAGCACATTTTCTTGACGAAACTTTCAAGTTGCCAAGCATAGAAGAGATGGAAAAAGAGATTCAAAAGTGGgaaaattacatgaaaacatATGCTGGAAAAGACTACAAAAGAGCTTGTATTGCAGGTCTACACATATGGTACAATGATCAATTGTGCAAGGACATTGGATGCAACAATAGGAGAAAAAAGAGCTTCTATGATGAGTGGTTTAAACCATACATGCAAGCAGATTATGTTAGGCTAAGTCCTAACAATTAG